A genomic window from Gossypium hirsutum isolate 1008001.06 chromosome D10, Gossypium_hirsutum_v2.1, whole genome shotgun sequence includes:
- the LOC121222142 gene encoding probable glycosyltransferase At5g20260, translating into MTQNFKIYAYPPPETLSFDSQVESLFYSSIIHSHFITQNPEEAHLFFIPFSFHSGLSARAAAYVVGNYRTEFIYWNRTLGADHFFLSCSGIVHGADRNVVELKKNSVQVSCFPTTAGLFIPHKDVSLPPLANVHAPVHAPGRKSSSYLGYVKYNWVKESNIKEQLLADPEFEVESEPSDQVTYEERLAGSKFCLFEYGPEISAIGEAMSFGCVPVVITDRPIQDLPLMDLLTWQQIAVFVGSSGGVNEIKRVLGRVVMAEYEDMRESAAVASKHFVWNDTPQPFDAFHMVMYQLWLRRHTIRYAEREWA; encoded by the coding sequence ATGACCCAAAACTTCAAAATTTACGCTTACCCACCTCCGGAAACGTTGTCGTTTGACTCCCAAGTTGAATCCCTCTTTTACTCTTCTATTATCCACAGTCACTTCATTACTCAAAACCCTGAAGAAGCCCATTTGTTCTTCATCCCTTTCTCTTTCCACTCCGGCCTTTCCGCACGCGCCGCCGCGTATGTTGTTGGAAATTACCGTACGGAGTTTATTTATTGGAATCGGACTCTTGgagctgatcattttttcctttccTGCTCTGGTATTGTTCACGGTGCGGACCGGAATGTTGTGGAGTTGAAGAAGAACTCGGTTCAGGTCTCGTGTTTTCCGACGACGGCTGGGTTGTTTATTCCTCATAAGGATGTTAGTTTACCACCACTTGCTAACGTTCACGCTCCGGTACACGCGCCGGGTAGAAAGAGCTCGAGTTATTTAGGTTACGTGAAGTATAATTGGGTTAAAGAGTCGAATATAAAGGAACAGCTTTTAGCTGATCCCGAGTTTGAGGTTGAATCTGAACCGTCGGATCAGGTGACTTATGAGGAAAGACTTGCCGGGAGTAAGTTTTGTTTGTTCGAGTACGGACCGGAGATATCGGCGATCGGTGAAGCGATGAGTTTCGGGTGTGTGCCCGTGGTGATTACTGACCGTCCGATCCAGGACTTGCCGTTGATGGATTTGCTTACGTGGCAACAGATCGCGGTGTTCGTGGGATCAAGCGGTGGAGTTAATGAGATCAAGAGGGTTTTGGGGCGAGTGGTGATGGCAGAGTACGAGGATATGAGGGAATCAGCTGCGGTCGCGAGTAAGCATTTTGTGTGGAACGATACGCCACAGCCGTTCGATGCATTCCATATGGTGATGTATCAGTTATGGTTGAGAAGACATACCATCAGATATGCTGAGAGAGAATGGGCTTAA